The Amycolatopsis sp. QT-25 genomic sequence ACACGCCCTGTATAGGTCCCTTCAGCTGTGACCGCCTTCTGCCGAAGATCCTGCCGCAAGGCACCACGCTCGACGTGCACGGCACAACGGCGGATGGCGAGGCGACGGACAAGCGATACGGAGGAACGGCCACGTGATCGAAAGCATGGTACGACGAAGACAAGTCGGAACCAGTGATCATCGAGTCTGCCGCCGACCTTGGCCCGGTGTTGGACGCCGTGGCGGCTGAACCCGGCCCGACGCTGGTGAACCTACATGTCGACGGTGAGTATCCGTGGCTCGAGGTGGGCATTGACGGCGACCGGGGCACCCTTCGCTACGTCGGTGACGTCAGTCCGGAAGGCGCATTCAGCCGGAACGCCGATGCCCCCTTCCCGCTGCCGGAGAAGGGCGAAGTGACGTACTACTACATGCGCAACGAGCGGCCATACCCTGCCGACGCGGAGATCCCCGTGGCCGTCGTCCGGCAGGCCGCTCACGACTTCCTGACTTCCGGAGGGCAACGACCGTCCGGTCTGAACTGGACTGAGCAGGGCAGCCCGGCCCAGGAATCTCGCTTCACGGGCACGAACAGTGTTCGGTTGGTGCGTAATCGGCAAAGGCCACGTGGCAACGCAGGTGAGAAACAGGCCGTTACAAAAGGGGCCCTATCGCTACCCGCAGGTAGATTAAGAGGCCTGCACGGAGCGGTGGGCCCTACCTGATCACCAGTGACGCCCCAGCGTCGGCCGCGTAGTCCGGGATCCCGCCATCAGGAGCCGATCCCGGTGAGGGACCGCACCTCCATCTCCGCCTGCTTGACGGGGTCGGCCTTCGAGCGGCCGACGAAGGTGCCCACGAACCCGCACAGGAACGAGAACGGGATCGACACCAGACCCGGGTTCTTCAGCGGGAACCAGTGGAAGTCGACGCCGGAGATGATCGAGTCCGCGGCCCCGGACATCACCGGCGAGAAGAACACGAGCACCAGGCTCGCGATCAGCCCGCCGTAGATACCCCACAGCGTCCCGGTGGTGTTGAAGCGTTTCCATAACAGCGAGTACAGCAGCGTCGAGAGGTTCGCCGACGCCGCGACGGCGAACGCCAGCGCCACCAGGAACGCGATGTTCTGCCCGTTCGCCAGGATGCCGCCGACGATCGCGAACGCCCCGACGGCGACCGCGGTCAACCGGGCGACCCGGACCTCCGCGGCCGGTTCCGCCTTGCCGTTCTTGAAGATGTTGGCGTAGACGTCGTGGGCGAAGGAGGCGGAGGCGGTGATCGTCAGCCCGGCGACGACGGCGAGGATGGTCGCGAAGGCCACCGCCGAGACGACGCCGAGCAGGACGGTGCCGCCGATGTTCAGCGCGAGCAGCGGCGCCGCCGAGTTCTCCCCGCCGGGCGCGTTCTTGATCGCCTCCGGACCGACCAGCGCGGCCGCGCCGAAGCCGATGACCAGCGTGCAGAGATAGAAGAGGGTCATGCAGGCGGTCGCCCAGACCACCGAGCGCCGTGCCTCGCGCGAGTTCGGCACCGTGTAGAAGCGCATCAGCACGTGCGGGAGCGCGGCGGCGCCGAGGACCAGCGCCAGTGCCAGCGAGACGAAGTCGAGCTTCGTGACCTCGCTCTTGCCGTACGAGCCGCCGGGTTGCAGCAGCTCGTCCCCGAGCGGGCTGTTGTCGGCGGCGGCCGAGAGCAGGTTCGAGAAACTGAACCCGAACTTGCCGAACAGGAACACGGTGATCAGCGCACCGGTCAGCAGCAGGATGGTCGCCTTGATGATCTGCACCCACGTGGTGCCCTTCATGCCGCCGACCAGCACGTACAGCACCATGACGACGCCGACGACGCCGATCACCAGCGCCTGGCCGACGCCGCCGTGGATGTCCAGCAGCAGCGCCACCAGCCCGCCGGCGCCCGCCATCTGCGCGAGCATGTAGAAGAAGGAGATCACCAGCGTCGACGTCGCGGCCGCGGCGCGGACCGGCCGCTGCTTCATCCGGAAACTCAGCACGTCGCCCATGGTGAAGCGGCCGGTGTTGCGCAGCAGTTCCGCGATCAGCAGCAGGTCGACCATCCACGCGACGAGGAACCCGATCGAGTACAGGAAGCCGTCGTAGCCGTGGATGGCGATCGCCCCGGCGATACCGAGGAACGACGCCGCCGAGAGGAAGTCGCCGGAAAGCGCGATGCCGTTCTGCCGTCCGGTGAAGGCGCTGCCCGCGGCGTAGTAGTCCGAAGTGGACGAGTTGCGCGTGCTGACGCGGTACACCACGAACAGGGTGATCGCGACGAACAGCGCGAACACCGCGATGTTCAGCACGGGATCGTTGTCGGGGATGCTCATCGCTCATCCGCTCCGACCGAGGCCCGCAACCGCTCGACCTGGGGATCGAGCCGTTTTTTCGCGAACTTCAGGTAGGCGATGGTGATCAGGATCGTGCTGGCGAACTGGCCGAGCCCGAGCAGGATGCCGACGTTGACCTCGCCCCACACCTTCCGGCTCATGAAGTCGTGCGCGTAGGCCGCCAGCAGCACGAACGTCATGTACCAGGTGAAGAACAGCAAGCTCATCGGGAACACGAACCGGCGGAAGGTCTTGCGCAGCGCGACGAACTCCTTGCCGTGCTGGATCCGGTCGAAGTCCGGGCCGGTGGCGCGCGGCGGCGGGGGAGCGGGCCGGCGCTCGCGGACGAACAGCGCGGGCAGCTGCCCGGTTTCCTCCAAGGCGTTGCTCGCCGCGTAGGGACGCGCGACGTCGGGCATGGGGTTCCTCCGGGGCTTGCATCCGTGGCGCGGTACGAGAGCGCACATACTAACTTCGGCTTCACCCGTGCCGAATAGGCGACCCCGGTTTCGTGAAGGCGTGAGCAGGTATTCGGTTTTACCTCGTATTGGTGTTTCCCCAAATCGTTTCGGCCGAAATGAACGGGCTTTATCACTCGTAATAGTGAGTAAAGTTGTCACGCGGGGTCATCGCCCGAACGGACCACTGCGGCAAACGATGGACGGTGGCCACGCTCTGTCCCTCATTTTGGTGACAGATCGTAGTTTCGCTACCGGGTCGCGACAGGTTCCGATACCGTGCCCGCCATCCGGGACCGGGGAAGATCCCCCGTTTCACCGGGTGTCCCGAAAGAAATCACCATGTCGGGCGACAGTGAATCGGCTTGGGTGGCAAGGCCACAACATCGGGCACACATTTGGACTTGACCCACCCGTTGGGGGCACGGAAAGTAGTTCGACTGGGCGACACGGCTACCCAGCGTAGGCTGATCGGGTGACAAGGCCACCCTGTGTATCCGCGCAACCCGTGACCGGAATTCCCTCGTTTGTGACGCGCAGGTGGATTTCGCGCCTTCCTGGTCGTTCGGGAACACACTTTTCGCTGGTCAGCACCCGTGCCCCGAACGGAATTGACGGCACCGGGATTGGTGTACGATTCTTTGGTCCGGCTGACCCGCTGTGATCGATTGGCAAAGAGAAGTTGCTCTCGACGACCGTGCACTACGCAGGTTGCGACCTGCACGTGCAGGTGCAAGACCTTCCGAAGCGGACCGGTGTTCCTGGGGACACCCGGAGCGCCGGACGAGGTCCCTCAGGTCGCGATCGAGCACGGGGTCGGTGCGGGGTCGAGTTCCCCGCGAGCGGACGTCTCGCGGGGACGGACGCCTCAGACCGTGCCAGGACGCCGGACAGGGAGTCACCTACGTGACCGTTGCAGGAGAAGGCCAAGTGCCGGTCGGGGAGCTGCTGGGACGCACTCCCCGGCCCTCTCGGTGGGCCACCGGCTGGCGCACGCTCGTGCGCTGGCGGGACTGGAGCCTGCCGGTG encodes the following:
- a CDS encoding Imm1 family immunity protein; translation: MIIESAADLGPVLDAVAAEPGPTLVNLHVDGEYPWLEVGIDGDRGTLRYVGDVSPEGAFSRNADAPFPLPEKGEVTYYYMRNERPYPADAEIPVAVVRQAAHDFLTSGGQRPSGLNWTEQGSPAQESRFTGTNSVRLVRNRQRPRGNAGEKQAVTKGALSLPAGRLRGLHGAVGPT
- a CDS encoding cation acetate symporter; protein product: MSIPDNDPVLNIAVFALFVAITLFVVYRVSTRNSSTSDYYAAGSAFTGRQNGIALSGDFLSAASFLGIAGAIAIHGYDGFLYSIGFLVAWMVDLLLIAELLRNTGRFTMGDVLSFRMKQRPVRAAAATSTLVISFFYMLAQMAGAGGLVALLLDIHGGVGQALVIGVVGVVMVLYVLVGGMKGTTWVQIIKATILLLTGALITVFLFGKFGFSFSNLLSAAADNSPLGDELLQPGGSYGKSEVTKLDFVSLALALVLGAAALPHVLMRFYTVPNSREARRSVVWATACMTLFYLCTLVIGFGAAALVGPEAIKNAPGGENSAAPLLALNIGGTVLLGVVSAVAFATILAVVAGLTITASASFAHDVYANIFKNGKAEPAAEVRVARLTAVAVGAFAIVGGILANGQNIAFLVALAFAVAASANLSTLLYSLLWKRFNTTGTLWGIYGGLIASLVLVFFSPVMSGAADSIISGVDFHWFPLKNPGLVSIPFSFLCGFVGTFVGRSKADPVKQAEMEVRSLTGIGS
- a CDS encoding DUF485 domain-containing protein, whose amino-acid sequence is MPDVARPYAASNALEETGQLPALFVRERRPAPPPPRATGPDFDRIQHGKEFVALRKTFRRFVFPMSLLFFTWYMTFVLLAAYAHDFMSRKVWGEVNVGILLGLGQFASTILITIAYLKFAKKRLDPQVERLRASVGADER